The Pantoea sp. At-9b genome includes a window with the following:
- a CDS encoding ABC transporter substrate-binding protein, whose protein sequence is MASSRFTSRLRQTLAMAVLAGCAFGAQAKIDQVRFAVDPTYPPFESKTPQGKLVGFDIDLGNALCEQMKTKCVWVESQFDGMIPALKARKFDAILSDMGVTEERLKQIDFTVPLYDTKTQLIARKGSGLLPTAESLKGKTVGVEQGTVQERYARAKWQPNGVNVVPYGDQAQVESDLVSGRLDAVFTDAAQAAIGFLKQPQGKDFELAGPTVQDPIIGPGTAIGLRKGDTELKTALDDAFAEIKKNGTFDKIQKKYFATDISIQQ, encoded by the coding sequence ATGGCAAGTTCACGTTTTACCTCCCGCCTGCGCCAGACGCTGGCAATGGCTGTGCTGGCAGGTTGCGCGTTTGGCGCACAGGCGAAAATTGACCAAGTCCGTTTCGCCGTTGACCCCACCTATCCTCCGTTTGAATCCAAAACGCCGCAGGGCAAACTGGTCGGTTTTGACATCGATCTTGGCAACGCGCTTTGTGAGCAGATGAAAACCAAATGCGTATGGGTAGAGAGCCAGTTCGATGGCATGATCCCGGCCCTGAAAGCGCGTAAGTTTGATGCGATCCTCTCGGATATGGGTGTCACAGAAGAACGTCTGAAGCAGATTGACTTCACCGTGCCGCTTTACGATACCAAAACTCAGTTGATCGCACGTAAAGGCTCCGGGCTGTTGCCAACTGCCGAATCGCTGAAAGGGAAAACGGTTGGTGTGGAACAAGGCACCGTGCAGGAACGCTATGCGCGTGCGAAATGGCAACCTAACGGGGTGAACGTCGTCCCTTACGGCGATCAGGCTCAAGTTGAAAGCGACCTGGTTTCTGGCCGCCTTGATGCGGTATTTACTGATGCCGCGCAAGCTGCGATCGGCTTCCTGAAGCAACCGCAAGGTAAAGATTTTGAACTGGCAGGGCCGACGGTACAGGATCCTATTATCGGACCTGGAACAGCGATTGGTCTGCGTAAGGGCGATACCGAGCTGAAAACAGCGTTAGATGACGCCTTCGCCGAAATCAAAAAGAACGGCACCTTTGACAAGATCCAGAAAAAATACTTCGCGACAGATATCTCCATTCAGCAGTAA
- a CDS encoding succinylglutamate desuccinylase/aspartoacylase family protein: MQQQHHPLLSASLGTQREIYSFHFSGDAHKRVYIQAALHGDELPGMAVAWYLKQKLLNLESTGQLKASFTLVPVANPLALGQHWHGTHLGRFHTLSGQDFNRRFPALGDTLVAELAGSLTQSEYENKRLIRDAIDRHYRDKIAKTELDAQRFTLMRMASQADLMIDLHCDWDAVPHLYTTPHAWPDIEPLARWLGSEVQLLAQISGGEPFDEACCEPWLTLAARYGDEYPMPRGLLPVTLELRGVADVSPEQAERDADAIINALIEGGYIAGEIGESPALINPATALAGCEYIFAPHSGLILNRRKIGERIEAGEVVAEIVDPITDQVTPLLAEFGGILYARNLMKFATAGMLVVRLAGENAGREGDLLVG, translated from the coding sequence ATGCAACAACAACATCACCCCCTGTTGAGTGCTTCACTGGGTACACAACGTGAAATCTATAGTTTCCACTTCAGCGGCGATGCACATAAACGTGTCTATATTCAGGCGGCTTTACATGGGGATGAGCTGCCGGGCATGGCGGTAGCCTGGTATCTGAAACAGAAGCTGCTGAATCTGGAATCGACCGGGCAACTTAAAGCCTCCTTTACGCTGGTGCCGGTCGCCAATCCGTTAGCCCTGGGGCAACACTGGCATGGTACGCATCTGGGACGTTTTCATACGCTCTCTGGTCAGGACTTTAATCGTCGTTTTCCCGCGCTGGGCGACACGTTAGTCGCTGAGTTAGCCGGTTCACTGACACAAAGTGAGTATGAAAACAAACGGCTGATTCGCGATGCCATTGATCGCCATTACCGTGACAAAATTGCCAAAACAGAGTTGGATGCCCAACGCTTTACGCTGATGCGCATGGCGAGTCAGGCTGATCTGATGATTGACCTGCACTGCGACTGGGACGCTGTCCCGCATCTTTACACCACACCTCATGCATGGCCAGACATTGAACCGCTGGCACGCTGGCTGGGAAGCGAGGTGCAACTGTTGGCACAAATTTCTGGTGGCGAGCCTTTTGATGAAGCCTGCTGCGAGCCATGGCTGACGCTGGCAGCCCGTTATGGTGATGAATACCCGATGCCGCGCGGATTATTGCCCGTGACACTCGAACTGCGTGGGGTGGCTGATGTTTCGCCTGAACAGGCCGAGAGAGATGCTGATGCAATAATTAATGCGCTGATTGAAGGTGGATATATTGCTGGTGAGATCGGCGAGTCCCCTGCCCTGATTAATCCGGCAACGGCGCTGGCAGGGTGTGAGTATATCTTTGCCCCGCATTCGGGACTGATTCTTAACCGGCGCAAGATTGGGGAGAGAATTGAGGCTGGTGAAGTGGTGGCAGAGATTGTCGATCCCATTACGGATCAGGTAACACCGCTGCTGGCCGAATTCGGCGGCATTTTATATGCACGTAATCTGATGAAATTTGCGACAGCAGGAATGTTGGTAGTACGTCTGGCAGGTGAAAATGCCGGGCGTGAAGGCGATTTGCTGGTAGGTTAA